A stretch of Lysobacter sp. K5869 DNA encodes these proteins:
- a CDS encoding HIT domain-containing protein, producing the protein MGAADIRCVFCDLLAGRAPASFVHRDEHLSAFVDLRQAVDGHVLIVPNRHVETLFDLDEDTAGRMMALAVRVARALAAELEPPGLNLWQSNGDAGGQEVPHVHLHVQPRRVADGLMRVYPNGVPAPSPRAKLDQLAARIAARL; encoded by the coding sequence ATGGGCGCGGCCGACATCCGCTGCGTCTTCTGCGATCTGCTCGCCGGCCGCGCGCCGGCGAGCTTCGTGCATCGCGACGAACATCTTTCGGCCTTCGTCGACCTGCGCCAAGCGGTCGATGGCCACGTGCTGATCGTGCCGAACCGGCACGTCGAAACCCTGTTCGACCTCGACGAAGACACCGCCGGCCGGATGATGGCGTTGGCGGTGCGGGTGGCGCGCGCGCTCGCCGCCGAACTCGAACCGCCCGGGCTCAACCTGTGGCAATCCAACGGCGATGCCGGCGGGCAAGAGGTCCCGCACGTGCACCTGCACGTGCAACCGCGCCGCGTCGCCGACGGGTTGATGCGCGTTTATCCCAACGGCGTTCCCGCGCCGAGCCCGCGCGCGAAGCTCGACCAACTCGCCGCGCGCATCGCCGCCCGTCTCTGA